A section of the Salminus brasiliensis chromosome 10, fSalBra1.hap2, whole genome shotgun sequence genome encodes:
- the spata7 gene encoding spermatogenesis-associated protein 7 isoform X1: MGYLAEFPVMDAKRGNAFCHGSTGNLTNQHIVKEHMLSHYKKIYSAKAVVDCTVPKSMCRNVKYIDQKRREQLKQNGSESAQSVRSLSQKSIRLNTMTSCSSKHTRPSVRGEEGTHFNLGGSVTSSPRFNTSFHFKQIAYSSKMTASSQNCRPASELSYRSPNSHWHHFTPSCTASSSQKFKSFQDPTQKTYSGDILLKHAHHFTQEKPFTPRTLKSDCKSTLSSYRYYTPASRKGAEEKTPSKFHRQETYHGSTHNKRGSSVGQDSPHPYSFEHEWSDEESNVFGHTYSTANKYRDSDFLLSSSRVSPDGMRSPIMKKVTAEEEELMYLEFITDVTNEILARGIYSDRVLDRVFERHVDMNRHRLEKDKMRHLLDVLRNDLQSPPAAPVTTLEKEDKDSFLFPRHKYSSLGQELTFVTTDDTRPLSCTDFDKGEEKPGRETPSLHSTPVNSSVSESAGPFRRQDEEDNTDLEFDHRESKAVSPNLENQQMNEEDEHQNCELTADDELVKELDELGRNMTESLSVSETHGSRKSVEQDSTILSDDEF, from the exons ATGGGATACTTGGCTGAATTTCCAGTCATGGATGCAAAGCGAGGTAACG CATTCTGCCATGGCTCGACTGGAAATCTAACAAATCAGCACATTGTTAAAGAGCACATGCTGTCCCATTATAAAAAGATATATTCAGCAAAAG CTGTAGTGGACTGTACAGTACCTAAAAGCATGTGTCGTAACGTAAAAT ACATCGACCAAAAGCGGCGAGAGCAGCTAAAACAGAATGGATCTGAAAGTGCACAATCAGTAAGGTCCCTTTCACAGAAGAGCATCAGGTTGAATACCATGACTTCATGCTCATCCAAACAT ACAAGACCCTCTGTTAGAGGTGAAGAGGGTACCCATTTCAATCTGGGGGGCTCCGTCACATCCTCGCCTAGATTCAACACATCATTCCATTTTAAGCAAATTGCATATTCCTCCAAGATGACTGCAAGTTCCCAAAACTGTCGACCTGCGTCAGAATTAAGTTACAGGAGCCCGAATTCTCATTGGCATCACTTTACGCCCTCGTGTACCGCATCATCAAGTCAGAAGTTTAAAAGCTTCCAAGATCCCACGCAAAAAACCTACAGTGGTGACATTCTGCTTAAACATGCTCATCattttactcaagaaaaaccatTCACTCCGAGGACACTGAAATCAGACTGCAAGTCCACACTGTCCTCCTATCGCTATTACACACCTGCTAGTCGGAAAGGAGCAGAAGAAAAGACCCCATCTAAATTTCATCGACAAGAAACTTACCATGGAAG CACACACAACAAGCGAGGATCATCAGTAGGTCAGGACTCACCCCAT CCATACAGCTTTGAACATGAATGGTCTGATGAAGagtcaaatgtatttggacaTACATACAGCACAGCAAATAAGTATAGAGACAGtgattttcttctttcctcCTCAAG GGTGTCACCAGATGGAATGAGGTCCCCCATAATGAAAAAAGTGACAGCAGA GGAGGAAGAACTAATGTACCTGGAGTTTATTACTGATGTAACAAATGAGATTTTAGCACGGGGGATCTACTCTGACag GGTTCTGGACCGTGTTTTTGAACGCCATGTTGATATGAATAGACATCGATTAGAGAAG GACAAAATGCGCCACCTCCTGGATGTTCTCCGGAATGATCTGCAAAGTCCCCCTGCTGCTCCCGTCACCACTCTTGAGAAAGAGGACAAGGACAGTTTTTTGTTTCCTAGACACAAGTATTCAAGCCTTGGGCAAGAGCTGACATTTGTGACTACAGATGACACTAGGCCTCTGTCTTGCACAGACTTTGATAAGGGTGAAGagaaacctggaagagaaactCCCTCTTTACACTCCACACCAGTAAACAGCAGTGTCTCTGAGAGTGCTGGGCCGTTTAGACGacaagatgaagaagacaataCAGACTTGGAGTTTGATCACAGAGAAAGTAAAGCAGTATCCCCGAATTTGGAAAACCAGCAAATGAACGAAGAAGACGAACATCAAAACTGTGAGCTGACGGCTGATGATGAGCTGGTGAAAGAGCTTGACGAGCTTGGAAGGAACATGACCGAGTCCCTGAGTGTGTCTGAGACACATGGCTCACGAAAGTCTGTTGAACAAGACTCAACAATACTTAGTGATGATGAATTTTAA
- the spata7 gene encoding spermatogenesis-associated protein 7 isoform X2, with amino-acid sequence MGYLAEFPVMDAKRAFCHGSTGNLTNQHIVKEHMLSHYKKIYSAKAVVDCTVPKSMCRNVKYIDQKRREQLKQNGSESAQSVRSLSQKSIRLNTMTSCSSKHTRPSVRGEEGTHFNLGGSVTSSPRFNTSFHFKQIAYSSKMTASSQNCRPASELSYRSPNSHWHHFTPSCTASSSQKFKSFQDPTQKTYSGDILLKHAHHFTQEKPFTPRTLKSDCKSTLSSYRYYTPASRKGAEEKTPSKFHRQETYHGSTHNKRGSSVGQDSPHPYSFEHEWSDEESNVFGHTYSTANKYRDSDFLLSSSRVSPDGMRSPIMKKVTAEEEELMYLEFITDVTNEILARGIYSDRVLDRVFERHVDMNRHRLEKDKMRHLLDVLRNDLQSPPAAPVTTLEKEDKDSFLFPRHKYSSLGQELTFVTTDDTRPLSCTDFDKGEEKPGRETPSLHSTPVNSSVSESAGPFRRQDEEDNTDLEFDHRESKAVSPNLENQQMNEEDEHQNCELTADDELVKELDELGRNMTESLSVSETHGSRKSVEQDSTILSDDEF; translated from the exons ATGGGATACTTGGCTGAATTTCCAGTCATGGATGCAAAGCGAG CATTCTGCCATGGCTCGACTGGAAATCTAACAAATCAGCACATTGTTAAAGAGCACATGCTGTCCCATTATAAAAAGATATATTCAGCAAAAG CTGTAGTGGACTGTACAGTACCTAAAAGCATGTGTCGTAACGTAAAAT ACATCGACCAAAAGCGGCGAGAGCAGCTAAAACAGAATGGATCTGAAAGTGCACAATCAGTAAGGTCCCTTTCACAGAAGAGCATCAGGTTGAATACCATGACTTCATGCTCATCCAAACAT ACAAGACCCTCTGTTAGAGGTGAAGAGGGTACCCATTTCAATCTGGGGGGCTCCGTCACATCCTCGCCTAGATTCAACACATCATTCCATTTTAAGCAAATTGCATATTCCTCCAAGATGACTGCAAGTTCCCAAAACTGTCGACCTGCGTCAGAATTAAGTTACAGGAGCCCGAATTCTCATTGGCATCACTTTACGCCCTCGTGTACCGCATCATCAAGTCAGAAGTTTAAAAGCTTCCAAGATCCCACGCAAAAAACCTACAGTGGTGACATTCTGCTTAAACATGCTCATCattttactcaagaaaaaccatTCACTCCGAGGACACTGAAATCAGACTGCAAGTCCACACTGTCCTCCTATCGCTATTACACACCTGCTAGTCGGAAAGGAGCAGAAGAAAAGACCCCATCTAAATTTCATCGACAAGAAACTTACCATGGAAG CACACACAACAAGCGAGGATCATCAGTAGGTCAGGACTCACCCCAT CCATACAGCTTTGAACATGAATGGTCTGATGAAGagtcaaatgtatttggacaTACATACAGCACAGCAAATAAGTATAGAGACAGtgattttcttctttcctcCTCAAG GGTGTCACCAGATGGAATGAGGTCCCCCATAATGAAAAAAGTGACAGCAGA GGAGGAAGAACTAATGTACCTGGAGTTTATTACTGATGTAACAAATGAGATTTTAGCACGGGGGATCTACTCTGACag GGTTCTGGACCGTGTTTTTGAACGCCATGTTGATATGAATAGACATCGATTAGAGAAG GACAAAATGCGCCACCTCCTGGATGTTCTCCGGAATGATCTGCAAAGTCCCCCTGCTGCTCCCGTCACCACTCTTGAGAAAGAGGACAAGGACAGTTTTTTGTTTCCTAGACACAAGTATTCAAGCCTTGGGCAAGAGCTGACATTTGTGACTACAGATGACACTAGGCCTCTGTCTTGCACAGACTTTGATAAGGGTGAAGagaaacctggaagagaaactCCCTCTTTACACTCCACACCAGTAAACAGCAGTGTCTCTGAGAGTGCTGGGCCGTTTAGACGacaagatgaagaagacaataCAGACTTGGAGTTTGATCACAGAGAAAGTAAAGCAGTATCCCCGAATTTGGAAAACCAGCAAATGAACGAAGAAGACGAACATCAAAACTGTGAGCTGACGGCTGATGATGAGCTGGTGAAAGAGCTTGACGAGCTTGGAAGGAACATGACCGAGTCCCTGAGTGTGTCTGAGACACATGGCTCACGAAAGTCTGTTGAACAAGACTCAACAATACTTAGTGATGATGAATTTTAA